Below is a genomic region from Eupeodes corollae chromosome 1, idEupCoro1.1, whole genome shotgun sequence.
ttttgttttaccggaattaattttcagtaccacaacttctgcttctctgaCCAGATATACTCcttgttaacgctatcaaaggccttcccGAAGTCTATGAACAGCTGGTTTAGTGATGATCGATATTTACCGCACTGTTCagtaatgatccgcagggtatTGATATCATTAATACAGAAGGATCCAGCGTGGAATCCTGCTtcttcggcatcgagtgtggacTCAAgatgttctctgatgcgttaaagtatgacttttgcttttattttggcAACatcaggtagaacgcaaattcctctccactTTTCCCACTTTGTTAGATCTTGTGTTTTTggaagcttgacgataattgtcttcttccactcatcgggaaAGCTTtcgatgacgttggcgctgcttgtaaaagctgtgcgggaattccatcaagtcctaccgctttgttgttcttaagtgctttaattgcggcaacgatctcatctttactgggggGTGCGGTGCCAATTCGGGGACTAGTTTGTTCAGGCGCTTCAAAAGGCATCGGCTGCACATTGTTTGCAAACAATCGGCTTAAAACCAAgtaaaagtgttctttccagcttctgacttgctcatccaccaaaattatcacagtaccgtctgcATACTTCTTTCACCAGCTGTTGCTTTGAGCTGAATACACTGGTCAgatctttggttattctgtaaaagGTCCTGTTCTCGCACCTATTTGCAGCATTTTCTGCACACCGCGCGAGGAAtccagctcatttctttcttccccttgtgTAGCAGTTATTTGAgaccttaactgtttgcgttcgttgatcgttgcccaagattcttctgaaatcTGAGTGTTGTTGTAATGTAATGAAAACATTTCACAGCAatccaatggtgttcgatgtatTCATGTACTGTGTttctgattgttctcatttcgtcaGCCAGGTGGTCACTAAATTGTTGACAggtcgtgggatcctttagtctggcgatgttgaatttgagggctcgtgttattccgttggatcttTGAACTGTAGCTGTTGGCAATtttagggtagctatcattaaattgtggtcacgggcaagtcccatgtcggtgcctcttctgtttcggacatccaagagactgATTCTAAAGTGTcgactaatcgcgaagtggtcaattttttggaagacgcttgcctgtccgtctacacccagctaattttatgacacagtttattttcaaacatagtgccaccaataACAAGGCCATTGtcgttgcagaagtcaatgaacctctcaccattatcattgcaattgccgacATCATGAACGcccatcacatgccttagcccgtGTTGTTACTGCGAAACTTAGCATTGAAgtctcccataaccaaaataCTATCTCCGCGGGGATCATTCTTTCTCTTGATTAGATGCGAGCTCCGTCGGGGGGTAAAACTTTATAATGGTGACGGGtcgtactctactctgaaaGCTAGCTTTGATAAGAAATGTTATCTTGATCGAAGTTATCCTCCAACTCGACAGCTATTGCAATcctaaaatattatattttatattataaaatatatattcgcTAAAATCACCCACTTATCCTTTCGCCCAAGATAATAAtgcccaaattaaaaatatcctatcgctttatttcaatttcagagAGCGAATTAAGGTCAATTTTTAAAGTGATGGAAAACAAAATGGTTTGCCTGTTTATAGTGTGAGCACCCAGCATTATGGCGTATAAACATTAAAATGTACATGGGTGGGCATACCTGCCTCATAAAGTTTGGGATAGGTACGAGGTTGTGTGTATGCAAAGTTACTTTAAATCCAGATTATTTACATGCGAAGAAACCTATAGTGAGCCGAAGCAGGGAAATTGCTGGGTGGCAGCAGACCCCCCAACATACATCACGGTTTATTCGCGTCTTAAAGCCAATCCACATCTTTTGATCTTCTAAATTGAGGCCTTACAAGAGTTAATGTTGGTTTGGATGATATGACATTTAATTTGGGCTTTGTAAAGTTTTCATAGTAATGTTTTTACGATGTTTTTTTTGGgcttattttatgatttaagtAATATGTCGTTAGGcggtaaaatataaaaatagtaaaaatcatAACCGTTGTACAAATTAAATGCAACATAGCCCAAAACCCATGCCATAAAAcccttattaaaaattattatgttaGGCAAAATGACAACTTACAATTTGGGtgctcttttatttaaaatgtgttttggcGTTGGGATTTTTcgagatttgtttttttactttttgacattttaggatttgagtaaaaaaatgtatagccttttcaattccaattcaaatttcatataaaaccTGAATAGACCCACAAGACCGACGAGACTCTCGTCAAATTTCGGTACAAAATATACAGTTTCGTGCGTAAGCTTCAAAAGTAGTATAGACTCGTCTTGTTACCAGCCTTAATAGTGCAGGAGAAAACCGTTTTACTGTTTGTATACaactatcaaaatcaaaaaacagtCCTGCAAGAAAggggaaaaatttattttaaggagTATAGAAATTGTAATTCCGAAACACCGTTCATCATTAACTCTATATTTATGACTGGAGTTTTTTCTTAAGCGTGAAAACAAGCTTAAATCATTCCAGTACTTAAGGACCTAAATGAAAATGGACCAATTGCCATTCTAACGTTTCTATCCCAAGTCGTTGACAGAATTATGATTTTGGCTTCCGTCCAAAGTATAGTTGCACAACTGCTGTAAcaaatttgacagaaaatttAAGACAAGTTGTAGACAGTaatcaaattactttttttgtccttcttattttttttaaggcatTTGACATTGTAAATCACAATCTTCTATGCAGtaaacttcaaacttttaattttcaacttttcttcATCGTccacaaacacatttttttaacttaaattgttGATCATAAGCAGTTGTTTCTGATAACTCTGTATCAAATTTTCTTCCACAATCCtaaggtgttccacaaggctcgATTCTCGGCCCAATATTTTTTACCATGTACGTTAATGACTTGCCTAAGTTTCTATAAAGTTCCTCAGTTGATATGTACGCAGATGGTGTGGAGATGCGCAAAAGTTTTTCTTGGGTCCCTTAGAAAACGCTGCTTGTGAAGTAAATGAAGATCTCGACAGGATTCTTCAATGTTCTCGACCGAACTCTCTATCTCACACCATTACGAAATAGTTGTTTAATTTCTGAATGAAAATTCTATATTCACGAGATTCGTTTAAGGAATTCCCTTCCTTGAaacatcttcaaaataattctaGACAACATTTTAAAGTCTTCAAAATAGTACTCGttgacaaaattacgtttttcctggcccacaaacaaaacaatactttttcaaaagattaagGTGTCCTTAATCACCTCTAagtttttctatcacatcagattttttaaaatacgttcctttaaaatgctaaaaacaactACAAACAACAACACACGATGATTTTAAGGCTAGATTAAAACTCactttaaacttatattttaataataaattgtatgatgatgtTCCAAATCACGAATCTTTCCTTTCTAGATACAATTTACCCCATTTTAGCATCTTACTTAGTTTTTAGAAATTCGCATTAGTTGTTAGTTttagttgaatctatatgaagttttgacaAAGCCttaaatttgatacttttatagttttgaaaaatacgttttagaATCCAAACCTTTATTTGAGCTATTTGCTATTTGCTCAAGTTCTATTACATACCAGTTTTCGacattgttttttactttttaacatgtttcaaaaacttgatataatatagggtccgccaaaaaactttttgttttcaaacaggGCGCAATACAACGAGTGTAacttcggctgtgtggcacaTAGCGCCTtactgttgaaaccaaatgttgccaatatctccttttcaatttttgtaaataaaattcgGTTAACATTTTCCGAAAACGATCGTCATTCACTGTAACGGCAAACTCCTTGCTTATTTTCGACAAATGGACCAATTATGCCTTTAGACCAAAAtctgcaccaaacagtgacttgttTTGGGTGTATCAGCTTTTCAATGTATAAATACGTCAATTTTGCTTGTATGTAAGCCCGCCAGGGTCAAAATGAGcatcatctgaaaagatgattttttttatacaaaatcggcatcttctcttaGCGTTGTTCTtagcactagttgaaaaaaaaagttagatagcCGACCCTATACAATtgtgatgaaaaaatatttgttacgtTATAAGAGCAAAACTTTATTTCAGAATGTTTTgccttttctgttgaaaaccgtttGAAAATaatggtttagcgtttctttcagctttttaaaaaaagaaagctaCTTCAAAATGTCGATATCATCAAAAAGCCTTATACGCGGgtgttttcgaatttaaaaaagccatatcttaaaaatcttacgtgatacattgattttgaatacaGATTTGAATTAAAGCCTCCAAAACCTTATCGATTTGTGTAATcctaagaaaaatcgaatcgacagtaaACAACTTTAACAACCACTGCCAAActgttcttaaatatttaataagaattacaaaataatattctacATTACAATAACAAACTTTCATAAGAACATTCTTTAGTTACAgcagttgaaaaataaaaacacaattacgAGTAATTTaactgtattgttttttttgcaattatcgttgtaattaatgttttttgaacCATCATCGGTACAAATAAAAAGagactttttcataaaatttctacAAGACAAacgtaataaaataaatattataataaaaagaaaaacatttttaattaaacttttttaatacacaattttaaatacaacCATATCAAAATCACAACCTTATATACATatgcatattttatttgtatgtctaCAACCCCAACCGAATTTAACCGAAGGGTATTGCATGTGTACCTACACAATGCCCCATTGAACCTACATATTTACCCAGAAATCATTAAATTCATATCGAACTCtacattttgtgaaatttgaaGTGGAAGTGGAGCTGGAGCTGGAACTGTAGCTGGAACTGCTGCacatatttttgcaatttttccgTAGTACCCTCGAGGCTACTCAGTATTCACAATCACATATTCAGTCCAATCGAATCTTCCTTCTCTTCAATGGGGTGAATCGAATCTGTTCCATTTCAGCACTGATGATGGCTCTCGTTCTCGATTCAGTTTCAACCCTTGTTGATGCTGCTGCTGGTGCAGCCATTGCCAATGCCATTTCCTTCTCCCGTTTCTTCCTTACGCCTCTGTCTTTGCCACGAAGTTCATGTTGATGATGTCGATGGggctgatgctgatgatgatgatgatgatgatgaggatgctTCCGTGTCTGATAATGGTAGTGCTTGTCGATTCCCGTTTCAATTTCAAtcttccaattgaattttttgaacagCCATGGCCGAAAGTATCTGTAATTGATTTGCTCCCCGGCGAATGCCGTACAGCTTAGCAGAGTACCGAAAatcagaaaaacaaatgcaCCTTCCAAATGGTGTATCGTCAGGACCATTATTGGTTCTATAAAGGccaaacaaaaagtttatgtttatagattaaaaaaaaaacatatactcgCACAAATGTACCTTGAAAATCGTCCCTCAACTCGCGTATCTTAACCAATACAGTGTAACGATAGCGAAACtcactgtcaattttattaaaaaatcccCCGTCCTGCAGCTGGCGTATGAGCTCgttgaaatttctcaaaaacggaAATCCACGTTTTGCAATAATTTCCACCGAACTGGAGAACACATTGGCCGGAAAACCATACAATCGATTTAAGTTCCGGTTGCGCAGCATGAACATGCGATTTGCCAATATGACACGTTCACCCATCATCACCGCACGCAAATTATGCGTTCGCGGTATAAAATTATCGCTGTCATTATAACCCGTGTAGATTTCGATGTCGTCCGGATTCTCGAACCAGTCACGACTTTCTGCTGGTCCACCTAtttacaatgtacatatataaagatatataggtacataaataTCGATGAACGAAGTGAAGTTTGACACTGCGGTCGACCGTCATCGTCTCGTTCGTCGACCACCAACACCAATAATAATGCTTACCGTACGGAATCCCCTTATGAATAACCTCCTCGATGGTGGAAATCTGGTGTTCGTGGCCAGGATCGGCAAATACCGCAATCAGTTTGGAGGTATAGATGCTCGTCACGTTCAAGCCGTAGAGGCATAAGCCGATGAAGAAAATCCGAGACGTGTGACATTCGGGACGGTCGTGCACGGAGGCGCCTAAAGTCACACCCCACGAATTAATAGCTGTCAGGCTGGTGGATTTATGGGCCTCCTTCTCTGGCAGGATGCAGCCGATTGTCAGCCAAAAGAACCATGTGATTAGGAAGACGAGTTCTATATACAGCCACATTTGTGGCTCATAGATTGTGTAGAGAGCCGTCGATGCGGGTCGAACCTTGGCTGCAGCAAAGAACCATGTATGGCTGTCGTAGAGGTAGGAGTCGGTTGACCAAAAATCTTCACGAACTTCGTCGTCTGAATAGAAACCCCCAATGATGAAGTCGCAGCTGCGGTTATTCAAACGACCCAGCAAATCCGTCCAAGTGCCGTTCTCTCGAACACCTCTCTTGTTGTGTTCACATGTGACATTCAACTTAagggatagaaaaaaaaataaaataatcagaagtgggattaggctttaaaatggaatttatttaCCTGGAAGCCGATTTTCTGCTCGATCATGTTGATGAGGCGCATTTCCAGCCCACTTTCACAGTCGTTCTCGATGAATGGTGCTGCGATGGCGGCACACATGTAAAAAGTGCAATTCTTGAGGCTTGATCTCCGTGCTTGCTTATGAATTGCTCGTCTCACAGCTGACTCATTAGGAATGACCCCCATTTCGCAGGTAGCAATTTTCTTGGAATTCACATTGCGACAGGATTCCTTTTTGAAGTTGTCAAGGATGTAGTAGTCGTAGCCTGTGTTGTTGACTGCGTACAGCAAGGACACTGTGTTCACGTAGAACCCATGCAGGAGGAGGTTGAAGATTTCGTCGGCAACGTCCAGGCTTCTATTTCGGTCATCGATGTGATTGTAGAGAATAAGAAATTTGGCACCCGGATTCCACGACTGCATCCTGCTGATGTAGTCCTCGAAGAGCGTGTATATTTGGTCAACCTCATCGACAATAATCACATACGCGTCCGTGTGGACGATATAATCGGCGAGGAACTTCTGCGTGGGCAGGGGTTGGGCATCGGATATAACACTCATGAGGTACGAGCCCAAGAGTTTGTTCTTTGAACCCGGGTTAACTGCTCGGTTCTTCAAAATTAAGTACTGTTCCTGAATTTGGGAGGCCGGTGAGGTCATGTTCTCGGAATGTGTTATGATCATATTTAGCTTGACACGTTGGGATATTCTCGACAGGAACAATGACCCGATAGCCTGGAGACATTTCAGACCCGATTGCCAGGTAGTTGGACCACGTTCGTTGGGTGCTCGCATGTACACTGTCCCAGGACCAGTCCCCACCTCCGCCGCCACCATGGTATTGTTAATTGCAAACGTAACTTGCCCCCATAGAATCATCACCAGGAGTATGTTCATTTTGGTCCTTTGCCGGGCACATAACTTGAACGAGTGTGTTTTGTCGTTTGGCGAGGACTTTTGAATGGGGACTCTTCAACTGAAGCAATATAATTGAGTTCcgttcgttttttttgttttatttttctttaattagaCTTTGGTCACGGGATTTTTGTTTACTCTGTCATAGGTGGCGCTATAAAGTTAGCTATAGGAATGTCCTGCAATCTGCAATAAAAACGGAGATATCTTTTAGGgaaggaaaatatttgtttatgttgTTGGTGAGGCGCATGCAATCAAGCTGCAGGCTGCACAGGATGATACTCGTATATAGCGTGCAAAGGTAAATTCAATGAAGTTCAACTTGTATCTTGTATAATGTTTGCTAAATGAATATATGAGGGAGATATGGAATACTGAAAATAGGATGCCGAAAATTGTTGTCCTTTTATTTacattgaaaatttcaaattataaaattttaaaacaagaacgcgaactc
It encodes:
- the LOC129943298 gene encoding uncharacterized protein LOC129943298, with amino-acid sequence MNILLVMILWGQVTFAINNTMVAAEVGTGPGTVYMRAPNERGPTTWQSGLKCLQAIGSLFLSRISQRVKLNMIITHSENMTSPASQIQEQYLILKNRAVNPGSKNKLLGSYLMSVISDAQPLPTQKFLADYIVHTDAYVIIVDEVDQIYTLFEDYISRMQSWNPGAKFLILYNHIDDRNRSLDVADEIFNLLLHGFYVNTVSLLYAVNNTGYDYYILDNFKKESCRNVNSKKIATCEMGVIPNESAVRRAIHKQARRSSLKNCTFYMCAAIAAPFIENDCESGLEMRLINMIEQKIGFQLNVTCEHNKRGVRENGTWTDLLGRLNNRSCDFIIGGFYSDDEVREDFWSTDSYLYDSHTWFFAAAKVRPASTALYTIYEPQMWLYIELVFLITWFFWLTIGCILPEKEAHKSTSLTAINSWGVTLGASVHDRPECHTSRIFFIGLCLYGLNVTSIYTSKLIAVFADPGHEHQISTIEEVIHKGIPYGGPAESRDWFENPDDIEIYTGYNDSDNFIPRTHNLRAVMMGERVILANRMFMLRNRNLNRLYGFPANVFSSSVEIIAKRGFPFLRNFNELIRQLQDGGFFNKIDSEFRYRYTVLVKIRELRDDFQEPIMVLTIHHLEGAFVFLIFGTLLSCTAFAGEQINYRYFRPWLFKKFNWKIEIETGIDKHYHYQTRKHPHHHHHHHQHQPHRHHQHELRGKDRGVRKKREKEMALAMAAPAAASTRVETESRTRAIISAEMEQIRFTPLKRRKIRLD